Proteins from one Flavobacterium sp. N2038 genomic window:
- a CDS encoding DUF3078 domain-containing protein — translation MKLLRSALLLLLLLCTSNNFAQIIQTTLDPNQLPALPSNWAKKNQLGFDISEIAFVNWSAGGTSSVSGLFKGEFNRTYQKQNHKWVNELIVKYGLNKQDGIELRKTDDAFQFNSTYGFRKDTISNWYYSAKLNFNTQFSDGYNYPNRDVAISKPFAPAYIFLGAGAENSNKQKNRTFYFSPITLKTTLVLDQTLANQGAFGVRKAVYETDPLDPANKILVEEGQKVKAEFGILFTAYTKSEIYKNVFYENRLSLYTDYLNKFGNVDIDYDTRLDLVVNAYVKANIGVHLVYDDDIKTKKDVVDPVSGATSQVNDGPRMQLRQVLGVGLVYAFQ, via the coding sequence ATGAAATTATTGCGTTCTGCCCTTTTGCTTTTATTGCTATTGTGTACTTCGAATAACTTTGCACAAATCATACAAACTACATTAGACCCAAATCAATTACCGGCACTACCATCGAACTGGGCCAAAAAAAATCAGTTAGGTTTTGACATTTCAGAGATTGCTTTCGTCAACTGGAGCGCGGGGGGAACAAGTTCTGTTTCTGGATTATTTAAGGGCGAATTCAATAGAACTTATCAAAAACAAAACCATAAATGGGTAAACGAACTTATCGTAAAATATGGTTTAAATAAGCAAGACGGAATTGAATTGAGAAAAACAGATGATGCTTTTCAATTTAACTCAACTTATGGTTTTAGAAAAGATACCATATCAAACTGGTACTATTCTGCTAAATTAAATTTCAACACACAATTTTCTGATGGTTATAATTATCCCAACAGAGACGTTGCTATTTCTAAACCGTTTGCCCCTGCTTATATTTTCCTTGGAGCGGGAGCTGAGAACTCAAATAAACAAAAAAACAGAACCTTTTATTTCTCTCCAATTACGCTAAAAACAACTTTGGTTTTAGATCAGACTTTAGCCAATCAGGGTGCTTTTGGGGTTAGAAAAGCCGTTTATGAGACTGATCCTTTAGATCCTGCAAATAAAATTTTAGTTGAAGAAGGACAAAAAGTAAAAGCCGAATTTGGTATTCTTTTTACAGCATACACGAAAAGCGAAATTTATAAAAATGTTTTCTACGAAAACCGACTAAGTTTATATACCGATTATTTAAACAAGTTTGGAAATGTCGACATTGATTATGACACCCGATTAGACCTTGTTGTTAATGCTTATGTAAAAGCAAATATTGGTGTACATTTAGTGTATGACGACGATATTAAAACCAAAAAAGACGTAGTTGATCCTGTGTCAGGAGCAACGAGTCAGGTTAATGACGGACCAAGAATGCAGTTAAGACAAGTTTTGGGTGTAGGTCTTGTTTATGCTTTTCAATAA
- a CDS encoding deoxyguanosinetriphosphate triphosphohydrolase, translating into MNWEQLLSLKRQGDTSKRLRVEQDDTRLGFEVDYDRIIFSAAFRSLQDKTQVIPLSKTDFVHTRLTHSLEVSVVGRSLGRLVGKKIIEKYPYLKEVHGYHMNDFGAIVAAASLAHDIGNPPFGHSGEKAIGEYFSIGNGAKFKDKLTAKEWQDLIDFEGNANGFSVLTASRPGIEGGLRISYATLGAFMKYPKESLPKKPTNNIADKKYGFFQTDKAFFEEVAQDMGMIANKSGEDIGFERHPLAYLVEAADDICYTIIDFEDGINLGLVSEDYALEYLIKLVKDNIGVAKYKTLETKEDRISYLRALAIGSLINDAVDVFIENEEAIMAGKFPFALTDKSKYKAQMNDIINLSIEKIYQSREVIEKEIVGYQIIQTLLDKFITAFNNKYEGTASNYDKLLLKMLPEKHHLEKTNLYERLLHICHYVSLLTDGNALELFETINGRKTN; encoded by the coding sequence ATGAACTGGGAACAACTTTTATCATTAAAACGTCAGGGAGATACAAGCAAAAGATTACGTGTAGAACAAGATGACACCCGTTTAGGTTTTGAAGTCGATTATGACCGAATTATATTTTCTGCTGCTTTTAGAAGTTTACAAGATAAAACCCAGGTTATTCCACTGTCTAAAACAGATTTTGTGCATACACGTTTAACACATAGTCTGGAAGTTTCGGTTGTAGGACGTTCGCTTGGACGTTTGGTTGGAAAAAAGATTATTGAAAAATATCCTTATCTAAAAGAAGTTCATGGTTATCATATGAATGATTTTGGGGCTATTGTGGCTGCGGCTTCATTGGCACACGATATTGGGAATCCACCTTTTGGACATTCTGGCGAAAAAGCGATTGGAGAATATTTTTCTATCGGGAACGGAGCCAAATTTAAAGATAAGCTAACGGCCAAAGAATGGCAAGATTTGATTGATTTTGAGGGAAATGCCAATGGATTTTCGGTACTAACGGCAAGTCGTCCGGGAATCGAAGGCGGACTTAGAATTTCGTATGCTACTTTGGGAGCCTTCATGAAATATCCAAAAGAAAGCCTTCCTAAAAAGCCAACAAATAATATTGCAGATAAAAAATACGGTTTCTTCCAGACTGATAAAGCTTTTTTTGAAGAAGTTGCTCAGGATATGGGAATGATAGCCAATAAATCTGGTGAAGATATTGGTTTTGAAAGACATCCTTTGGCTTATTTGGTCGAAGCTGCAGATGATATTTGCTATACCATTATCGATTTTGAAGACGGAATCAATTTAGGATTAGTTTCTGAAGATTATGCTTTAGAGTATTTAATCAAACTGGTAAAAGACAATATCGGTGTCGCAAAATATAAAACACTTGAAACAAAAGAAGACCGAATTAGCTACTTGCGTGCACTTGCGATTGGTTCTTTAATCAATGATGCTGTAGATGTTTTTATCGAAAACGAAGAAGCAATTATGGCGGGCAAATTTCCTTTTGCTTTAACAGACAAGAGCAAATACAAAGCGCAGATGAATGATATTATCAACTTAAGTATTGAGAAAATCTATCAAAGTCGTGAAGTAATCGAGAAAGAAATCGTTGGTTATCAAATCATCCAGACTTTACTGGATAAATTTATAACAGCTTTCAATAACAAATATGAAGGGACAGCCTCAAACTATGATAAATTACTTTTAAAAATGCTGCCGGAAAAACATCATTTAGAAAAAACGAATTTATATGAGCGTTTGCTTCATATTTGTCATTATGTTTCGCTGTTAACAGACGGAAACGCCTTAGAATTATTTGAAACCATTAATGGCAGAAAAACCAATTAA
- a CDS encoding Lrp/AsnC family transcriptional regulator, with the protein MENLDKTDLLILKHLQENSNINTKDLASKLFLTVTPVYERIKRLERDGYITKYVALLDKNKMNRGMTVFCNVRLKEHAKNVGSNFVKDIVALPEIIECYNIAGDYDFMLKILVKDMASYQDFVMNKLSTIENIGNTNSIFVMGEIKHSTALEF; encoded by the coding sequence ATGGAAAACCTAGATAAAACAGATTTATTGATCCTGAAACACCTTCAGGAAAACTCAAATATCAACACAAAAGACCTTGCCAGTAAATTATTTCTGACAGTTACTCCCGTTTATGAACGAATTAAAAGGCTGGAAAGAGATGGTTACATTACAAAATATGTGGCTCTTCTGGATAAGAATAAAATGAATCGTGGTATGACAGTTTTCTGTAATGTACGTCTAAAAGAACATGCAAAAAATGTAGGAAGTAATTTTGTAAAAGACATTGTAGCACTTCCTGAAATTATAGAATGCTACAACATTGCGGGCGATTATGATTTTATGCTGAAGATTTTAGTAAAGGATATGGCTAGTTATCAGGATTTTGTTATGAATAAGCTGTCAACCATAGAAAACATTGGTAATACAAATAGTATTTTTGTAATGGGAGAAATCAAGCACAGTACTGCTTTGGAGTTTTAA
- the metE gene encoding 5-methyltetrahydropteroyltriglutamate--homocysteine S-methyltransferase, which translates to MKTNNLGYPRIGSNRELKKASELYWAGQISADELIATGKDIRSKNWHLQSAAGIDLIPSNDFSFYDQVLDLTLAVGAIPARYHELAKSNSSLDLYFAMARGSQKEGQDVVAMEMTKWFDTNYHYIVPEFTKNQKFELFSEKIIHEFKEANALGIKTKPVLIGPVSYLLLGKEKEEGFHRIDLIDAILPVYFEIFEKLQAENAEYIQLDEPFLALNLTDKERKTYTEVYNEINIRFPKLKIVLANYFDCFGENLETALALPVDTFHLDLVRCPLQLDDILDSGKLASNVNLSLGVVDGRNIWKNDFKPSLELIKKAVDALGADRILIAPSCSLIHSPCDLDLETNDQTLTPEIKQWLAFAKQKINEVVLLKQFASNEIDVKNSVDYERNSIANNNRKTSKLIHNNEVKARVSGITTSDDKRKSAFATRRKSQIEALNLPLFPTTTIGSFPQTAEVRSWRAKFKKGELTTEEYHNLIEKETEATIRFQEETGIDVLVHGEFERNDMVEYFGEQLAGFTFTKNGWVQSYGSRCVKPPVIYGDVSRPKPMTVKWSEYAQSLTPKWVKGMLTGPVTILQWSFVRNDQPRSETCTQIALAIRDEVVDLEKAGIKIIQIDEPAIREGLPLRKEEWANYLDWAVKAFRISASGVNDDTQIHTHMCYSEFNDIIQNIADMDADVITIECSRSQMELLDAFANFKYPNEIGPGVYDIHSPRVPSSTEMVRLLEKAAAVIPVDQLWVNPDCGLKTRHWDETKKALIEMVAAAQEMRAAVENPVT; encoded by the coding sequence ATGAAAACAAACAACTTAGGCTATCCAAGAATAGGCAGCAACAGAGAACTCAAAAAAGCAAGTGAGCTTTACTGGGCAGGACAAATTTCGGCAGACGAACTTATCGCAACCGGAAAAGACATTCGCAGCAAAAACTGGCATTTACAATCGGCGGCCGGAATAGATTTAATTCCGTCTAATGATTTTTCTTTTTACGATCAGGTTCTCGATTTGACTCTGGCTGTTGGAGCAATTCCGGCACGCTATCACGAACTGGCAAAAAGCAACTCTTCTCTGGACTTGTATTTTGCTATGGCGAGAGGTTCTCAAAAAGAAGGTCAGGATGTTGTTGCCATGGAAATGACAAAGTGGTTTGATACGAACTATCATTATATTGTGCCTGAATTTACCAAGAATCAAAAATTTGAATTGTTTTCAGAAAAAATAATCCACGAATTTAAAGAGGCAAACGCTTTAGGAATAAAAACAAAACCGGTTCTAATTGGGCCTGTTTCTTATTTATTATTGGGAAAAGAAAAAGAAGAAGGTTTTCACCGAATTGACCTTATTGATGCTATACTTCCTGTATATTTTGAAATTTTCGAAAAACTTCAGGCCGAAAATGCTGAATACATTCAATTAGACGAGCCATTTTTAGCGCTAAATTTAACTGATAAAGAAAGAAAAACGTATACTGAGGTATACAACGAAATCAACATTCGTTTTCCGAAACTTAAAATTGTTTTAGCGAACTATTTTGATTGTTTTGGAGAAAATTTAGAAACTGCTTTGGCGCTTCCGGTTGATACATTTCATTTAGATTTAGTTCGTTGTCCTTTACAATTAGATGATATTTTAGACTCTGGAAAATTAGCTTCAAACGTAAATCTTTCTCTAGGAGTTGTTGACGGCAGAAATATCTGGAAAAACGATTTCAAACCATCTTTAGAATTAATCAAAAAAGCTGTCGATGCTTTAGGTGCAGACAGAATTTTAATAGCTCCGTCTTGTTCTTTAATTCACAGTCCGTGTGATTTAGACTTAGAAACAAACGATCAGACTCTTACTCCGGAGATTAAACAATGGCTTGCTTTTGCTAAACAAAAAATCAATGAAGTCGTACTTTTAAAACAATTTGCCTCAAACGAAATTGACGTAAAAAACTCTGTTGATTACGAAAGAAATAGCATTGCAAATAACAATCGTAAAACTTCAAAATTAATTCATAATAACGAAGTAAAAGCGCGGGTTTCGGGAATTACAACTTCTGATGATAAACGCAAAAGTGCATTTGCAACAAGAAGAAAAAGTCAGATTGAAGCTTTAAATCTGCCCCTTTTTCCAACTACAACCATTGGATCTTTCCCCCAAACTGCTGAAGTAAGAAGCTGGAGAGCAAAATTCAAAAAAGGCGAATTAACAACTGAGGAATACCATAATTTAATCGAAAAAGAAACTGAAGCTACCATTCGTTTTCAGGAAGAAACCGGAATTGACGTTCTGGTTCACGGAGAATTTGAACGTAACGATATGGTGGAATATTTCGGTGAGCAATTGGCCGGATTTACGTTTACCAAAAACGGCTGGGTACAGAGTTACGGAAGCCGCTGTGTGAAACCTCCGGTTATTTACGGAGACGTTTCCCGTCCTAAACCTATGACAGTAAAATGGTCTGAATATGCGCAGTCTTTAACTCCAAAATGGGTAAAAGGAATGCTTACGGGACCTGTAACTATTTTGCAATGGTCATTTGTTCGTAACGATCAGCCTCGTTCCGAAACTTGTACGCAAATCGCTTTAGCTATTCGTGATGAAGTTGTAGATCTTGAAAAAGCCGGAATCAAAATTATCCAAATTGATGAACCTGCAATTCGTGAAGGTCTGCCTTTGAGAAAAGAAGAATGGGCAAACTATTTAGACTGGGCTGTAAAAGCATTCCGTATTTCAGCAAGTGGTGTTAATGACGATACACAAATTCATACGCATATGTGTTACAGCGAATTTAACGATATCATTCAAAACATTGCCGACATGGATGCTGATGTTATTACAATTGAATGCTCCCGTTCGCAAATGGAACTTCTGGATGCATTTGCCAATTTCAAATATCCAAACGAGATTGGCCCCGGAGTTTACGATATTCACTCACCACGTGTACCATCAAGCACAGAAATGGTTCGTTTGTTAGAAAAAGCAGCTGCGGTTATTCCCGTAGATCAACTTTGGGTAAATCCGGATTGCGGTTTAAAAACACGTCATTGGGATGAAACCAAAAAAGCATTGATCGAGATGGTGGCAGCCGCTCAGGAAATGAGAGCAGCAGTTGAAAATCCTGTGACTTAA
- a CDS encoding porin family protein, whose protein sequence is MKKMLLILALAMVSFANAQKGTILVGGNIGYTSEKIDREIASAKNNTFEFSPKVGYQFHDNWTAGAEFSVESSKTNLGEGEGKSNTFKAGAFVRYTMPLSETFSVFADLGAGYQNQKIKNYENGSLISDNKANGFYTGLTPALFINMKKGFGLNFSIGGLGYETLSYDKDDADYSKFFVNFGKTVNIGISKNF, encoded by the coding sequence ATGAAAAAAATGCTACTTATTCTTGCATTGGCTATGGTTAGCTTTGCAAATGCCCAAAAGGGAACAATTTTAGTTGGAGGAAATATTGGTTATACTTCTGAAAAAATTGACAGGGAAATTGCCTCTGCAAAAAACAATACTTTTGAGTTTTCTCCAAAGGTTGGATATCAATTTCATGATAACTGGACAGCTGGAGCCGAATTCTCGGTAGAATCTTCAAAAACTAATCTTGGAGAGGGTGAAGGTAAAAGCAATACTTTTAAAGCAGGAGCTTTTGTGCGCTATACAATGCCGTTGAGCGAAACTTTTTCTGTTTTTGCTGATTTAGGAGCCGGGTATCAAAATCAAAAAATCAAAAATTACGAAAATGGCTCACTTATTTCAGATAATAAAGCCAACGGCTTTTATACAGGTTTAACTCCAGCTCTTTTTATTAATATGAAGAAAGGTTTTGGGTTAAACTTCAGTATAGGTGGTTTAGGATATGAAACGTTAAGTTACGATAAGGATGATGCTGATTATAGTAAATTTTTCGTCAATTTTGGAAAAACAGTAAACATAGGAATTTCTAAAAACTTCTAG
- a CDS encoding porin family protein, with amino-acid sequence MKKMLVMVALAVVSFANAQKGTILVGGSIGYTSNTRTLGNNEVKNNDFSFSPKVGYQFHENWTVGGEASFGSEKVKQGTNEERFNTTKLGAFLRYTMPLNQTFAFFAELGTGFQSEKNKTYAGPITTTAKGDGMYIGVTPALFIDMKKGFGLNFNIGGLGYNTISYENNGPEYKNFDFNFGKAFNIGVSKNF; translated from the coding sequence ATGAAAAAAATGTTAGTTATGGTTGCATTAGCTGTAGTAAGCTTTGCAAACGCGCAAAAAGGTACAATTTTAGTTGGTGGAAGTATTGGTTACACTTCAAACACTAGAACTCTTGGAAACAATGAAGTTAAAAACAACGATTTTAGCTTTTCTCCAAAAGTAGGTTACCAATTTCACGAAAACTGGACTGTAGGAGGTGAAGCTTCTTTTGGTTCAGAAAAAGTAAAACAAGGAACAAACGAAGAGAGATTTAATACTACTAAATTAGGTGCATTTTTACGTTACACAATGCCATTAAACCAAACTTTTGCTTTCTTTGCTGAGTTAGGAACTGGTTTTCAAAGTGAGAAAAACAAAACTTATGCAGGACCAATTACTACAACTGCAAAAGGTGATGGTATGTATATTGGTGTAACTCCAGCTCTTTTCATTGATATGAAAAAAGGTTTTGGTTTAAACTTTAACATTGGTGGTTTAGGATACAACACTATCAGCTACGAAAATAATGGACCAGAATACAAAAACTTTGATTTTAATTTTGGTAAAGCATTTAACATTGGAGTTTCTAAAAACTTCTAA
- the gldA gene encoding gliding motility-associated ABC transporter ATP-binding subunit GldA, which produces MSIEVNNISKSYGTQKALNEISFSIQKGEIVGFLGPNGAGKSTLMKILTTYLLADGGSALVNGHDVMTDTKAVQRSIGYLPEHNPLYLDLYVREYLAFNADVYKVEKSRIEEVIQLTGLTPESHKKIGQLSKGYRQRVGLANALLHNPDVLILDEPTTGLDPNQLMEIRNVIKNVGKNKTVFLSTHIMQEVEAICDRVIIIDKGQIVADNKLDHLVAANKEQVIEVQFDYQVEEQLLSKIENISTYINTHDMTWELTFITEKDMRPAIFDFANENGLKTLQLNQKNKNLEAVFREITK; this is translated from the coding sequence ATGTCGATAGAAGTAAACAACATATCAAAAAGTTACGGAACTCAAAAAGCGCTAAACGAAATTTCATTTTCGATTCAGAAGGGAGAAATTGTTGGATTTCTGGGCCCAAATGGAGCAGGAAAATCTACTTTAATGAAAATTTTGACGACTTATTTATTAGCCGATGGCGGCTCAGCCCTTGTAAATGGTCACGATGTCATGACAGACACTAAAGCGGTACAACGCTCAATAGGATATTTACCAGAGCATAATCCGCTATATCTGGATTTGTATGTTCGTGAGTATTTGGCTTTTAATGCCGATGTTTATAAGGTTGAAAAATCAAGAATTGAAGAAGTAATTCAACTGACAGGACTGACACCGGAAAGCCATAAAAAGATTGGGCAGCTCTCTAAAGGATACCGCCAGCGTGTTGGACTTGCCAATGCTTTATTGCATAATCCGGATGTTTTAATTCTGGATGAGCCAACTACAGGTCTGGATCCGAATCAGTTAATGGAAATTAGAAATGTAATTAAAAATGTTGGAAAAAATAAAACTGTTTTTCTGTCAACACATATTATGCAGGAAGTCGAAGCAATTTGCGATCGTGTCATCATTATTGACAAAGGACAAATTGTAGCGGACAACAAATTAGACCATTTAGTTGCTGCAAATAAAGAACAAGTTATTGAGGTACAATTTGATTATCAGGTAGAAGAACAGCTTCTGTCCAAAATTGAAAATATTTCTACATACATCAACACGCATGACATGACCTGGGAACTTACTTTTATTACCGAAAAAGACATGCGTCCGGCCATTTTTGATTTTGCCAATGAAAACGGATTGAAAACTTTGCAATTAAATCAGAAGAATAAAAACCTTGAAGCTGTATTTAGAGAAATTACGAAATAG
- a CDS encoding TonB-dependent receptor domain-containing protein, producing MKNIITSMMLAFSVYSYSQTEKESDSIVETSINVLDEIVITKKKVLYTQKSDRLVFNVENSIVSEGGTALDVLSRAPGVIVSQDGYLSIRGQQGVAVMINGKLTQLSQKELANYLKSTTSSNIKQIEVITNPSSKYDATGKAGIINIILKKPGTGGLKGTAFASYGRGRKNRTNSGVNLSYNKDKFGIYGNYSYTFRGEEERKEFGQIQYTDVTRKQISTKNHQSSVTDEPLTSNNFKIGTTYEISTKTNFEVSVDAKLGRYENIANGQNTLLNALDQVQFDASTYNDSKEKWNDYTYAFSGVHKFNTEGKNMSFDFEYETSKFRSNQFQSAQNIAPSNTAEINDRRGYIPSQLSVFTGKVDFTNPLKEKQSIEWGFKASLKNNDNPSVYEYYENNQWLIDPTSTNHFEYKEQIYAAYANYKYQIGDFNIQGGLRSEYTAINILQKTLHEEHKDDYLKWFPSISMKYELTADHSLHTSYSKRINRPSQFDLNPFRFYDDSFNYSQGNPNLVPEITHAIEAGYAWKSVFMASVYFNTTKDVFTEVYDYNPDTNTTVTSQINISKSYNYGVNITHSAELYKFWSVNTLFNVFENRFMGNVLNAATIDPIVTLNLNVQNSFTLSESLKAEMNAQYQSKSNLGIYERDSFFDFSIGISKQILSNKGNIKLNITDIFNTNNFHINSVIAQTSINKRYDLDNRIATLSFTYRI from the coding sequence ATGAAAAATATAATTACCTCAATGATGCTTGCATTTTCTGTTTATTCTTATTCCCAAACCGAAAAAGAAAGTGACAGCATTGTTGAAACCTCTATAAATGTCTTGGATGAGATTGTTATTACAAAAAAGAAAGTTTTATACACCCAAAAATCAGACAGACTGGTTTTTAACGTCGAGAACAGTATTGTATCGGAAGGCGGAACTGCTCTGGATGTTTTATCACGAGCACCCGGGGTTATTGTCTCTCAGGATGGCTATTTATCTATTCGCGGACAACAGGGCGTTGCGGTCATGATAAACGGCAAATTAACGCAGCTTTCGCAGAAAGAACTGGCTAATTATTTAAAATCGACAACCTCATCAAATATAAAGCAAATAGAAGTTATCACGAATCCTTCTTCTAAATATGATGCAACAGGAAAAGCCGGAATCATAAATATTATCCTAAAAAAACCAGGTACAGGAGGCTTGAAAGGAACTGCATTTGCCAGTTATGGAAGAGGCCGAAAAAACAGAACTAATTCTGGTGTTAATTTAAGTTATAATAAAGACAAATTTGGCATTTACGGTAATTACAGTTACACTTTTAGAGGTGAAGAAGAACGCAAAGAGTTTGGTCAGATTCAGTATACAGATGTCACACGTAAGCAAATTTCAACAAAAAATCATCAATCTTCGGTTACAGACGAGCCTTTGACTTCAAACAATTTTAAAATTGGAACTACTTACGAGATTTCGACTAAAACCAATTTTGAAGTATCTGTTGATGCCAAATTGGGGCGTTATGAAAATATTGCCAATGGTCAAAATACATTGCTAAATGCGCTAGATCAGGTACAGTTTGATGCATCGACTTACAACGACAGCAAAGAAAAATGGAATGACTATACATATGCTTTCTCCGGAGTTCATAAATTTAATACGGAAGGAAAAAATATGTCTTTTGATTTTGAATACGAAACTTCAAAATTTAGATCAAACCAATTTCAGAGTGCACAAAATATTGCCCCTTCAAATACAGCTGAAATCAATGACAGAAGAGGGTATATTCCGTCGCAGTTGAGCGTTTTTACAGGGAAAGTAGATTTTACTAATCCATTAAAAGAAAAACAATCTATCGAATGGGGATTTAAAGCAAGTTTAAAAAACAACGACAATCCTTCTGTTTATGAATATTACGAAAATAATCAATGGCTTATTGATCCCACCTCAACCAATCATTTTGAATACAAGGAACAGATTTATGCGGCCTACGCTAATTATAAGTATCAGATAGGAGATTTTAATATTCAGGGTGGTTTAAGATCTGAATATACAGCAATTAATATTCTGCAAAAAACCTTACATGAAGAACATAAAGATGATTATTTAAAATGGTTTCCCAGTATTTCTATGAAATATGAATTGACTGCCGATCATTCGCTGCATACCTCTTACAGCAAAAGAATCAACCGACCGAGTCAGTTTGATTTGAACCCATTTCGCTTTTACGACGATTCATTTAACTATTCTCAGGGAAATCCAAATTTGGTTCCTGAAATCACACATGCAATAGAAGCGGGATATGCCTGGAAAAGTGTGTTTATGGCATCAGTATATTTTAATACTACAAAAGATGTTTTTACAGAAGTCTATGATTATAATCCTGATACTAATACTACTGTAACATCACAAATAAACATTTCTAAATCGTACAATTATGGCGTAAACATAACGCATTCGGCTGAACTTTATAAATTCTGGTCTGTAAATACATTATTCAATGTTTTTGAAAATCGTTTTATGGGGAATGTTTTAAACGCTGCGACTATTGATCCCATCGTGACTTTAAATCTAAATGTACAGAACTCTTTTACTTTATCTGAAAGTTTAAAAGCAGAGATGAATGCCCAATACCAATCAAAATCTAATTTAGGCATTTACGAACGAGATTCTTTCTTTGATTTTAGTATCGGAATTTCAAAACAAATCCTTTCGAACAAAGGCAACATCAAGTTGAATATTACCGACATTTTCAATACTAATAATTTCCACATTAATTCAGTCATAGCGCAAACGAGTATCAATAAAAGATATGATCTTGATAACCGTATTGCAACATTATCATTTACCTATAGAATCTAA